The Rattus rattus isolate New Zealand chromosome 1, Rrattus_CSIRO_v1, whole genome shotgun sequence genome includes a region encoding these proteins:
- the Rp1 gene encoding oxygen-regulated protein 1 isoform X1 encodes MSETPSTSFSMIRLTSSEGQVPSRHSNVTHPIVAKRISFYKSGDPQFGGVRVVVNPRSFKTFDALLDNLSRKVPLPFGVRNISTPRGRHSITKLEELEDGESYVCSHNKKVLPVDLDKARRRPRPWLSSRSISTHVKLRSATATMPTTAPGMFRAPRRLVVFRNGDPKTRRVVLLSRRITQSFEAFLQYLTQVMQYPVAKLYATDGRKVPSLQAVILSSGAVVAAGKEPFKPGNYDIQKYLLPVKLPGISHRMHRKGKAKIEKRKMSTHSVPRPQTDSLASEKTYDCFSDFSVAPENYLALETHDSQTLSTYPSEDGVEKSIVFNQDGTMTVVMKVRFKIKEETVKWTTTVNRADLSNDDEKSKISSYPGKTEDQSSSLKLVAPCSLSEDITDTTQQGSLTEEENTQMTEQQALSSSSAGWENASMEVGIQGSQKQVKHFYRPPTPGPRRMRQKKSVIGTVTVVSETEVQEKQFSYREEREVGEKSKYHMFTHSCSKMSSVSNKLVQISSDDERESALERTKESGPLKSHAINAGAIEITSQRVLKMCHNNALASTVSENSVVEEGTDDSAISGKATTKHFRTCGNANDSFSSTTADTTLTSGNNCPNVRTISEVPSVGSPVLTTGLVNEFAHCGLTEHPGNGRQVSSPFASKKKKKSQQRMITSKDKKKVIETKGIPNKVGKIHRAGTIAQVVLLQDSDGLDKEGRVREEELDTSPMVIESHDIFPKGNSKFSKNFHKNKLNTVQNPKTQKLLAKRKSRPLKIKSIGELRKQETGQEDKVFLHSESKLYESNLEKQSLLHVFNSLEEDQKALHRSQSQVETVTENWKGMTKKSLVPKVNDLHITVRSQRKQKGVKLKSGATVSEQHIATRADPLASLKKPDLTEGIPHHSVKSYIQRWLQNVNPYPDFEHRKSAPLGQDRSNVVNYNSNGFPENNLPTTSSKGKSFLMESNKRKTKNANWKGNKNQETSKSLVVKDNGEQPNKHPCESQDESLYDSYLVPLHDNCTLSQTSINDPSTKSHLSTEKSRPEVKLVYQEMNFSTKRQTLEVAIQVDTMGENVPKDLLALLLQHLEAFIPNNQKHQNGISQLPGSLAEVVFPSAIYNSSTNLLLAWLLVLNLKRNMNSFCQSDAPKTTSRSSETAALLDVLKHVAITEEADDLKAAVANLVESTKTCSGPSGREQDTVPANCIAASLHSVDKCNENKSTQKCLLDEGYSVRGGSGPELCVSEMVSKSYNTPCEMHTVSMTYPPKGVNNQNDALFTSNGSSTMSQHSTHNASFLGEACLLTDSVCSHKACAQKDNIYEAACLSDETRIPIRDCNTIEFVNSKENKCTDNLELTEEIKTVDKVPKDLSILADSIDKNESDISTSSQNVNKLSSQGIFLSKSRDSDKDYSPLEEFQNCPPKNIVNKKKSISSDKEDSRTSEEPRSITNSVTSSERNAISELESFEELESQDTGIFNMKVRTEEKAAKESMQKESEARMSLELINISGRNIIEQGRRNTAFLETTGRGQVTPPSLVFCYDSNKNTEKEISVGETKMRVKKIVDSMENESYTDSSLNCNKQHRSLGTLDWSDYGSDSESRYPCKALSNEHSDDTGQEREYPRGIVKRAIEKLYGKAEIIKPPFFHGSIHKSQVCPYNPVEVSCVKKTHFYESECQSLVSSEQVSRSSLMLQEFQEERQSEVDASGMRDSFGDGSIEKVTKPSEHGRVFTEKEKGKLIDNGKWLLRENHLWRVSLDNPGMYGNADTTSVDTLMDKNSIEVPYSHFGELAPGPTMAELSSSEIEEMTQPLEVKCNYFNFPHGSDSEPFGEDFLDAQNTNCPKEKIPNHHKEEKCNSPSERTCTPVTQTFASAGNKVHPVCSDVIKTQPLPGRSITHGALQEGDSLDKLYALCGQHCPILTVIIQPVNEEDRGFAYRKDSDIENSLGFQLWMEIYPFLLQSKKNMFTSESRKVNVGKQFTDNAIGDLCDQLYFKSMIDLVDKRANSLREEVNLNKVQLYLKKRFSDLLPSSSLVVWDMNSVSLTPSNWTDNFKSIDENNFINRFQNSRKNPNQVIREENSCQFHWELFGQVYLLDICQVEKSLHIKTRSKLEIYYILGGEVLFIWEEENQLNIIDTESPNDQNDL; translated from the exons ATGAGTGAGACACCTTCTACTAGTTTCTCCATGATTCGTCTGACTTCTTCTGAAGGTCAAGTTCCTTCTCGCCATTCAAATGTCACTCATCCCATAGTGGCTAAACGTATCAGTTTCTATAAGAGCGGAGATCCCCAGTTTGGTGGTGTTAGGGTGGTGGTCAACCCTCGTTCCTTTAAGACTTTTGATGCCCTGCTAGACAATTTATCCAGGAAAGTGCCCTTGCCCTTTGGGGTGAGGAATATCAGCACGCCCCGTGGACGGCACAGCATCACCAAGCTGGAGGAGCTAGAGGACGGCGAGTCTTATGTATGCTCCCACAATAAGAAGGTGCTTCCGGTTGACCTGGACAAGGCCCGCAGGCGCCCTCGGCCCTGGCTCAGTAGTCGCTCTATAAGCACACATGTGAAGCTCCGCTCTGCTACTGCCACTATGCCTACCACCGCTCCTGGCATGTTTCGTGCCCCAAGGAGGCTTGTGGTCTTCCGGAACGGTGACCCAAAGACCAGGCGTGTGGTCCTTCTTAGCCGGAGGATCACTCAGAGCTTCGAAGCCTTTCTACAGTACCTGACACAGGTCATGCAGTATCCTGTGGCAAAGCTGTATGCCACAGACGGAAGAAAA GTTCCTAGTCTCCAGGCAGTGATACTGAGCTCTGGAGCTGTGGTGGCAGCCGGAAAGGAGCCATTCAAACCAGGAAATTACGACATCCAAAAATACTTGCTTCCTGTCAAGTTACCAGGAATCTCTCATCGCATGCACCGGAAGGGAAAAGccaagatagaaaaaagaaaga TGAGCACACATTCAGTCCCAAGACCCCAGACTGATTCCCTGGCCTCAGAGAAAACATATGATTGCTTTTCAGACTTTTCTGTAGCCCCTGAGAATTACCTGGCCTTAGAAACGCATGATTCTCAGACTCTATCAACATATCCTTCTGAAGATGGTGTTGAGAAATCGATAGTTTTTAATCAAGATGGTACTATGACGGTTGTAATGAAAGTTCGATTCaagataaaagaagaaactgTTAAGTGGACAACCACTGTCAATAGAGCCGATCTTTCTAATGATGATGAAAAGAGTAAGATAAGTAGCTATCCTGGTAAAACAGAAGATCAATCGTCTAGTTTAAAGCTTGTGGCGCCATGCTCATTGTCCGAAGACATCACAGACACCACTCAGCAGGGCAGtttgacagaggaagaaaatactCAAATGACAGAACAGCAGGCTCTGTCAAGTAGCTCTGCTGGCTGGGAGAATGCCTCCATGGAGGTAGGCATTCAGGGAAGCCAGAAACAAGTGAAACACTTTTATAGACCCCCAACCCCTGGACCAAGGAGAATGAGACAAAAGAAATCTGTGATAGGGACTGTCACCGTAGTATCTGAAACAGAGGTTCAAGAAAAGCAGTTTTCTtatagggaagaaagagaggttGGAGAAAAATCCAAGTACCACATGTTTACACATTCTTGCAGCAAAATGTCCTCAGTATCTAATAAACTCGTTCAGATCAGTAGCGATGATGAGAGGGAGTCAGCattagaaagaacaaaggaaagtggACCGCTCAAGTCACATGCCATAAATGCTGGTGCTATAGAAATTACAAGTCAGAGGGTCTTAAAGATGTGCCATAACAATGCTTTAGCGTCAACTGTATCAGAGAACTCAGTTGTGGAAGAAGGCACAGATGACAGTGCCATATCAGGCAAAGCCACTACCAAGCACTTCAGAACTTGTGGTAATGCCAATGACAGCTTCAGTTCTACTACAGCAGATACAACTCTTACCTCAGGTAACAACTGTCCAAATGTCAGGACTATTTCTGAGGTTCCTTCTGTAGGATCTCCTGTGCTCACCACAGGACTTGTTAATGAATTTGCTCATTGTGGTTTAacagaacatccaggaaatggAAGGCAGGTTTCATCCCCTTTTGCcagcaaaaaaaagaagaaatctcagCAGCGAATGATAACTTCCAAGGATAAGAAAAAAGTGATTGAAACCAAAGGAATCCCTAACAAAGTTGGGAAAATACACAGAGCAGGAACAATTGCACAGGTGGTACTATTGCAAGATTCGGACGGTCTGGATAAAGAAGGGAGAGTTCGTGAGGAGGAACTTGACACAAGTCCTATGGTAATTGAATCACATGATATTTTCCCCAAAGGTAATTCCAAATTTTCCAAGAATttccataaaaacaaattaaatactgTTCAAAATCCTAAGACTCAAAAACTTTTAGCTAAAAGAAAATCAAGACCACTAAAGATTAAAAGCATAGGTGAACTCAGAAAACAAGAGACTGGTCAAGAAGATAAAGTATTTCTCCATAGCGAATCTAAACTTTATGAAAGtaatttggaaaaacaaagttTACTTCATGTGTTTAATAGTCTTGAGGAAGACCAGAAAGCTTTGCATAGATCACAGTCACAAGTGGAGACAGTAActgaaaattggaaaggaatGACAAAAAAGAGTTTAGTCCCAAAAGTTAATGATCTACACATAACTGTAAGAagccagagaaaacaaaagggagtTAAATTAAAGTCAGGTGCTACAGTAAGTGAACAGCATATTGCAACCAGGGCGGATCCATTAGCATCTTTGAAAAAACCTGATTTAACCGAGGGTATTCCCCATCACTCAGTTAAGAGCTATATACAGCGATGGTTGCAGAACGTAAATCCATATCCAGATTTTGAGCACAGAAAGTCAGCTCCACTAGGCCAAGATAGAAGTAATGTGGTAAATTATAACAGTAATGGTTTTCCGGAAAATAATCTGCCTACAACTTCTTCAAAAGGAAAGAGTTTTTTAATGGAAAGTAATAAGCGCAAAACTAAAAATGCCAATTGGAAAGGCAATAAAAATCAAGAGACAAGTAAATCTCTTGTTGTTAAAGATAATGGTGAACAGCCTAATAAACATCCCTGTGAGAGCCAAGATGAGTCTCTGTATGATTCTTACTTGGTTCCTTTGCATGACAATTGTACTTTGTCACAGACCAGTATAAACGATCCTAGTACTAAAAGTCATTTATCTACTGAAAAGTCAAGACCAGAAGTGAAGCTTGTTTACCAAGAAATGAACTTTTCCACAAAAAGGCAAACTCTTGAGGTTGCCATTCAGGTAGACACTATGGGAGAGAATGTTCCAAAAGACTTACTAGCTCTGTTGCTCCAGCACCTGGAAGCTTTTATTCCTAATAATCAGAAACATCAAAATGGAATTTCTCAACTACCAGGTTCATTAGCAGAGGTTGTCTTCCCTTCTGCAATATATAATTCATCCACAAATCTCCTTCTGGCTTGGCTTTTGGTACTAAACCTAAAGAGAAATATGAATAGCTTCTGTCAAAGCGATGCTCCTAAGACGACCAGCAGATCTTCAGAAACAGCTGCACTGTTGGATGTTCTGAAGCACGTCGCCATCACAGAGGAAGCCGATGACTTGAAGGCCGCTGTTGCCAACTTAGTGGAATCAACCAAAACTTGCAGTGGACCCAGTGGGAGAGAACAAGATACGGTACCAGCAAATTGTATAGCAGCCAGCCTTCACAGTGTAGACAAGTGTAATGAAAACAAGAGTACCCAGAAATGCCTATTGGATGAAGGCTACTCTGTCAGGGGGGGCTCGGGGCCCGAGCTCTGTGTTTCAGAAATGGTTAGCAAGTCATACAACACTCCATGTGAGATGCATACTGTAAGCATGACTTATCCTCCAAAAGGGGTAAATAACCAAAATGATGCCCTTTTCACTAGTAATGGTAGTTCTACTATGAGCCAGCATTCCACACACAATGCTTCTTTCCTAGGAGAGGCCTGTTTACTTACAGATAGTGTGTGTTCCCATAAGGCTTGTGCCCAGAAGGACAACATCTATGAGGCAGCTTGCCTGAGTGATGAGACTCGCATTCCCATCAGAGACTGCAATACAATTGAGTTCGtgaattcaaaagaaaacaaatgcactGACAATCTGGAATTAACTGAAGAAATCAAAACTGTTGACAAAGTTCCAAAAGACCTAAGTATTTTGGCAGATTCTATAGATAAAAATGAATCTGATATATCAACTTCATCCCAAAATGTCAATAAGTTAAGTTCTCAAGGTATTTTCCTAAGTAAATCTAGAGATTCTGACAAGGACTATAGTCCTCTAGAAGAATTTCAAAATTGCCCACCTAAGAATATtgtgaataaaaagaaatctatttcttCTGATAAGGAAGATTCAAGGACTTCTGAAGAACCAAGGTCAATAACCAATAGTGTGACATCAAGTGAAAGAAATGCCATTTCAGAATTAGAATCTTTTGAAGAATTAGAAAGTCAAGACACAGGTATCTTCAATATGAAGGtaaggactgaagaaaaagctGCCAAGGAGTCAATGCAAAAAGAATCAGAAGCTAGGATGAGTTTGGAATTGATAAACATATCAGGGAGGAATATTATAGAACAGGGAAGAAGAAATACTGCATTTCTGGAGACAACAGGTAGGGGGCAGGTGACACCACCATCTTTAGTTTTTTGCTATGATTCtaataaaaacactgaaaaagagATAAGTGTAGGAGAAACTAAGATGAGAGTTAAGAAGATAGTAGACAGCATGGAAAATGAAAGTTACACAGACTCTTCACTTAATTGTAACAAACAGCACAGAAGTCTAGGGACCTTAGACTGGTCAGATTATGGATCAGACAGTGAGAGCCGATATCCTTGTAAAGCACTGAGCAACGAGCACAGTGATGACACTGGCCAAGAGAGAGAGTACCCTAGAGGAATTGTGAAAAGGGCAATAGAAAAGCTTTATGGCAAAGCAGAGATTATCAAACCACCATTTTTCCATGGGTCTATACACAAATCTCAAGTTTGTCCTTATAATCCTGTGGAAGTTTCGTGTgttaagaaaacacatttttatgagTCTGAATGTCAGTCACTGGTCTCTTCTGAACAGGTATCTAGAAGTTCACTCATGTTGCAGGAATTCCAGGAGGAAAGACAATCTGAGGTTGATGCTAGTGGCATGAGAGACAGTTTTGGGGACGGCAGCATAGAAAAGGTTACAAAACCAAGTGAGCATGGCAGGGTCTTTacggaaaaagagaaaggaaaactgatTGACAATGGCAAATGGCTCCTGAGAGAAAATCATTTGTGGAGGGTGTCACTGGACAATCCTGGCATGTATGGCAATGCAGACACCACATCAGTGGATACTCTAATGGATAAGAATAGCATTGAGGTGCCGTATTCACATTTCGGAGAGTTGGCTCCTGGTCCAACAATGGCTGAATTGTCCTCTTCAGAAATAGAGGAAATGACTCAACCCCTTGAAGTGAAATGCAATTATTTTAACTTTCCTCATGGTAGTGACTCTGAGCCTTTTGGTGAAGATtttctagatgcacagaatacaaaCTGCCCCAAAGAGAAAATACCCAACCATCACAAAGAGGAGAAGTGTAATTCTCCATCTGAAAGAACGTGTACACCTGTTACTCAAACCTTTGCTTCTGCTGGTAATAAAGTCCACCCTGTCTGCAGTGATGTTATTAAAACTCAGCCGTTACCTGGACGTAGTATAACTCATGGTGCGCTTCAGGAAGGCGACTCTCTGGATAAACTCTATGCTCTTTGTGGTCAACATTGTCCAATATTAACTGTTATTATTCAACCTGTAAATGAGGAAGACCGAGGATTTGCTTATCGCAAAGATTCTGATATTGAAAATTCTTTGGGTTTTCAGTTATGGATGGAAATATACCCATTTCTGctacaatcaaagaaaaacatgttCACAAGTGAGAGCAGGAAAGTGAATGTGGGCAAACAATTTACTGATAATGCCATTGGTGATCTGTGTGATCAACTTTATTTCAAAAGCATGATTGACTTGGTGGATAAAAGAGCTAACTCTTTGAGGGAGGAAGTTAATTTGAACAAAGTTcaattatatttaaagaaaaggttTTCAGATCTTTTGCCTTCATCGTCACTAGTGGTGTGGGATATGAATTCTGTTTCACTAACCCCCAGCAACTGGACAGATAACTTCAAAAGTATTGATGAGAACAACTTCATTAACAGATTCCAGAACTCAAGAAAAAATCCCAACCAAGtaataagagaagaaaacagttgTCAATTCCATTGGGAGCTGTTTGGTCAAGTTTACTTGTTAGATATTTGCCAAGTTGAGAAATCCTTACATATCAAAACCAGAAgtaaattagaaatatattacattttaggGGGTGAAGTTCTtttcatctgggaagaagaaaatcaattaaATATAATAGATACTGAAAGCCCTAATGATCAGAATGATTTATAA